Sequence from the Aromatoleum petrolei genome:
TCAGGCTGACGGGCCGAAGCTTCGAGGTACTTGGAACCCATGATGCCGATACCGATACAAGCACCGATAGCACCCATACCGATGATCAGACCGGCGGCCAGCGCAACAAAACCCAGAACGTTTTCCATGACGACTCCTTAAGTAAGAGATTGAAGTTAAAAAGAAACCAGTTACGACTACAAGACTACAAAACGGTTAGTGGCTTTCGTGTGCCTGGCCGATATACACCAGCGTCAGCATCATGAAGATGAAGGCCTGCAGCGCGACGATCAGGATGTGGAACACGGCCCAGATCGAACCGGCGATGACGTGGCCGACGAAGCCGAAGACGGTGGCGGTGCCGCCGAGCAGCGCGATCAGCATGAAAATCAGCTCGCCGGCGTACATGTTGCCGAACAGTCGCATGCCGTGAGAGACGGTCTTGGCGAGGAAT
This genomic interval carries:
- the atpE gene encoding F0F1 ATP synthase subunit C, which codes for MENVLGFVALAAGLIIGMGAIGACIGIGIMGSKYLEASARQPELMNALQTKMFLLAGLIDAAFLIGVGIAMMFAFANPFQL